The following proteins are co-located in the Gorilla gorilla gorilla isolate KB3781 chromosome 18, NHGRI_mGorGor1-v2.1_pri, whole genome shotgun sequence genome:
- the ITPRIPL2 gene encoding inositol 1,4,5-trisphosphate receptor-interacting protein-like 2 has product MSVHYTLNLRVFWPLVTGLCTALVCLYHVLRGSGGARAEPADGVDGGFPLLKVAVLLLLSYVLLRCRHAVRQRFLPGSPRLEGHAAFSSRHFREPGLSILLESYYEHEVRLSPHVLGHSKAHVSRIVGELVRAGRARGSPGLIPGGALALAFRGDFIQVGSAYEQHKIRRPDSFDVLVPLRLPPLVALEPRSLGEEPALAPAFRGCFLCALKAPPSPSGASGGHWLRDCKPFADAFCVDVRGRRHLSATLVLRWFQSHLQRSLATVRYSLEGRCRVTLTPGGLEQPPTLHILPCRTDYGCCRLSMAVRLIPAVHLGDGVFLVAPPPPPLPSAPLLELPEGLRAEALWGVNTARQEQKLLSWLQERAAPGACYLKCLQLLKALRDLGARGLDSAAATQWGRILSSYVLKTVLLAVLLRKGAPGQGWDEEHLGRCLEELVQFLRDCLLRRHTLFHCVLGPGGAAAEVGPLPKALREAAPVDLLAAFDGHARELAAARLLSTWQRLPQLLRAYGGPRYLARCPPPRSQRTQGFLEGEP; this is encoded by the coding sequence ATGTCGGTGCACTACACCCTCAATCTACGCGTCTTCTGGCCCCTGGTGACCGGCCTGTGCACCGCCCTGGTGTGCCTCTACCATGTCCTGCGGGGAAGCGGGGGCGCCCGGGCCGAGCCCGCCGACGGCGTGGATGGCGGCTTCCCGTTGCTCAAGGTGGCCGTCCTGCTCCTCCTCAGCTATGTCCTCCTGCGCTGTCGCCACGCTGTCCGGCAGCGCTTCCTGCCCGGGTCTCCCCGTCTGGAGGGTCACGCCGCCTTCTCCTCGAGACACTTCCGAGAGCCGGGCCTCAGCATCCTGCTGGAGAGTTACTACGAGCATGAGGTGCGCCTGTCTCCGCACGTGTTGGGCCACAGCAAGGCGCACGTGAGCCGGATCGTGGGCGAGCTGGTGCGGGCTGGCCGCGCCCGGGGGTCCCCCGGTCTCATTCCTGGGGGAGCGCTGGCCTTGGCCTTCCGCGGAGACTTCATCCAGGTGGGCAGCGCCTACGAGCAACATAAAATCCGCCGGCCCGACAGCTTCGACGTGCTGGTGCCACTGCGCCTCCCGCCGCTTGTGGCGCTGGAGCCACGGAGCCTGGGCGAGGAGCCAGCGCTGGCCCCGGCCTTCCGCGGTTGCTTTTTGTGCGCCCTCAAGGCACCACCCTCACCATCGGGGGCCTCGGGGGGCCACTGGCTTCGGGACTGCAAACCCTTTGCTGATGCCTTCTGCGTGGATGTGCGCGGGCGGCGTCACCTCTCTGCTACTCTGGTGCTGCGCTGGTTCCAGTCGCATCTGCAGCGCTCCTTGGCCACTGTGCGTTACAGCCTGGAGGGGCGCTGTCGGGTCACCTTGACCCCAGGTGGCCTGGAACAGCCCCCCACCTTACACATCTTGCCCTGCCGCACTGACTACGGCTGCTGCCGCCTTTCTATGGCTGTGCGTCTCATCCCCGCTGTCCATCtgggagatggggtcttcctTGTGGCGCCACCACCGCCACCCTTGCCCAGCGCGCCCCTGTTGGAGCTCCCTGAGGGCCTGCGTGCGGAGGCACTGTGGGGTGTGAACACAGCACGCCAGGAGCAGAAGCTGCTGAGTTGGCTGCAGGAacgggcagctccaggtgcctgCTACCTCAAGTGCCTGCAGTTGCTTAAGGCTCTGCGCGATCTGGGGGCCCGTGGGCTGGACTCAGCGGCCGCCACCCAGTGGGGACGCATCCTATCCTCATATGTGCTCAAGACAGTGCTGCTGGCAGTGCTGCTGCGCAAGGGGGCCCCTGGGCAAGGCTGGGACGAGGAGCACCTGGGAAGGTGTTTGGAGGAGTTGGTGCAGTTCCTTAGGGACTGCCTGCTGCGACGCCATACGCTCTTCCACTGCGTCCTGGGCCCTGGTGGGGCGGCTGCCGAGGTGGGTCCCCTGCCCAAGGCACTGAGGGAAGCCGCCCCAGTTGACCTCCTGGCCGCTTTCGACGGGCACGCCCGGGAACTTGCAGCAGCGCGGTTGCTGTCCACGTGGCAAAGGCTGCCCCAGCTTCTCCGGGCCTACGGGGGTCCCCGCTACCTTGCCAGGTGCCCCCCACCCCGGAGTCAGCGCACCCAGGGCTTCCTTGAAGGTGAACCGTAA